TAACCCGGGACCGTTTGgccccagggtgctcaaggcagCCAGGTCTGGACCCTGCCCCTTGGCTCACCCAAACacatccctgccccagccagcagcttccaCTCCCTTACCTGCATCCTCCTTGTGGGGTGTCTCTCGAGCTTGGGGTGCTCCTGGAGGATGAGTTCTCCCGGGGGgatgccctggggcagctcctgggtcCTCGCTGCCCCCCACCGCGGTCTCCTCCGTGTCCGTCGGGCTGCCAAAGCCTCCGCTCTTGCCGCGCTCTGGCCGCACTCCATCCCAGAGGATATCTTGGATAAGGAAGGATGTCCGGGGCCTGGAGGAGACAGGCAGggtcttctgggctgccacTGGGGTCTGGCTCATCCcctctggggtgctgctgggtgctgtctGCCGCCTCACGGGGAGCACCCCGGcgctcatcctcctcttcctcgcCCTGCCCGGAGGCACGCTGGCTTCccaacctcctggctctgcacttatagGGCAGCCAGCCAAGCCTCCCGGGCCTGATTGGAGATCCCTGGCAGGAGTCTACGCCCTTCGGTTGTGTCTTGGCTCCCGTGGGGTTTTCTGCCTGCTAGGTTCTCTCCCACTGGCTCAGGACGCTCTTCCCCACGGCTCCGTGGGGTCACAGCCaaaccccagcctccctctttgCCCTCTTGTTGCTCCCTTGCTGCTAAGTCACCTCCTGAGCTttagagatgaggagaaagctgcCTAAGAGAGTTCAGCCTTGTGGGGGGATCAAAATCCTCCCAGGGTGGAGggtttggggagaggaggggggagcagcagcagcattgcctTGGAAGGATGCTCTGCAAGGGGACAACTTCTGTgtccccctgcctcagccccagtGAGCTGGGACTCTGCTTGCTCCTGGTTGTGGAAATCAGTTGTATCCAGGGGTAAGTCCTagagggatttttttgggggggggtgaaatgctgttttcagaggggaaaagtgaagaaaatagaAGGATTTGGGATACTTGTTTTATTTTGAGGGTTTTCTTCCAGGCTTCCCACTTGGAGGCACTTTCAGTTTGTTGGGAAAAGGGGACAAATGCCAAAAGATTTCCATCAGCTGTGCTGAGAGGTTTAAAAGGAAAGCTGAGCTAcaacagggagggggagagagctgctccagaggtgACTGCTTGCACAGAAAGTGGCAGAGGCTTCACATGGAtattccagcctaaacctcagaCTGATTCCTCAGTCAGCTGTGGAATGGGACAGCCTCAGTGCCCTCATAGCCCACCCTGCAAGGAGCATAAATAAAGACCCCTTCCTGAGTCCAAGTGAAGCCCTGAGCCAAGCTCTCTGCTAGGACAGGTTTCTCTTCAGCGAGGATCTGTTTGATTTGTAGCTGCTCTTCTAGGGTTTCTGTTTGGAAAACAGAGCTCCCAGCTCGCCACATAAACAACCACACGCCCCCTCTACCCCCCCCAGATGTCATCAGGACATGATGAAAAAATCACCTTGCCCCACGGTAAGGCAAAGCAATCTGGTGGGGAAGGCCCCTCGGGAGCGGGACTTGGCAGTGTGGCTACAGATGAGCACCCTCTGAGCGCCGGGACTCCCAaactcctcttgctgctgcgGCTAAGGGTGGCCCTCCTCAGCTCCTCCCATCCTCAAGCCCTCACTCAAACCCAGCCCCTCGTCCTCAGCCAAGAAGTCAAGGCATgcctgggggttttttttggtggttctTTTAACCTTAAGGAGAGGAAACCACAGATTTTCTTGACATCCCCTGAGGACTTGGCCGATTTTATAGGGGGGTGTTTGGTCACAGCAGCCCAAAGCTCAGAGCAGGTTGTGCAGGCGTGCCCCAGATTCagctttttaacctttttctctcattctttgACCCTCTGGGTCTCCTGTCTTAGAAAATACTCCCTCTGCCTTGGAAAATACTCCCCTCTATATTCCAAACATTCCCTCTGCACTCACACTGTCTGCCTGGAAAACTTCATCAGCTTCAGTAATGCCACCTCATTGTCCTCCTCTAGCCTGAAACccacagaaaaagagaagggcatTTAGAAAGATTTATGGAGCAACTGGAGCCCCAAAGTATTATAGCAGCCGTGCCCCAGCCACTGGACCCCTAACCTCTGGatctctcctgcagagcagattaggagctggtggaaggtgcTGGTGTGGCCACGCTGGGTGGGCTGCCtgcccacctgctccagcacttaaTGTGGGTcccactgtgctgcccaggggggttgggacagAGTGAGAGCCCCAGTCTTAATGACTCTTGGATTCTAAGGCTTGATTCTGACCCTCAAAAGAAGCTCTCAGCCTTATTAGGAcagccctggggatgctgaCCTTGGCCCAGGGCTTTCCCtgatgctggcagcactgctcagtgcagggacCCTGCTGGATCCTGGAGTGGGAGCCCCAGTCTTAATGACTGTTGGATTCTAAGGCTTGATTCTGATCCTCAAAAGAAGCTTTCTGTTATTAGGACAGCCTTGGGGATGCTGATCTTGGGCAGAGCTTTCCCtgatgctggcagcactgctcagtGCAAGGATCCTGCTGGATCCCAGAGTGGGAGCCCCAGTCttaatgattctttgattctatggcTTGATTCTGTCCCTCAAAAGAAGCTCTCTGTTATTAGGAcagccctggggatgctgatctTGGGCAGAGCTTTCCCtgatgctggcagcactgctcagtGCAAGGATCCTGCTGGATCCCAGAGTGGGAGCCCCAGTCttaatgattctttgattctatgtcTTGATTCTGACCCTCAAAAGAAGCTCTCTGTTACTAGGAcagccctggggatgctgatctTGGGCAGAGCTTTCCCtgatgctggcagcactgctcagtGCGAGGACCCCGCTGGATCCTCTGGCTGCtccacaggcagggcagagacCTGAGACTCAGCTGATCTGGGGGAGATATTCCCCGAGTGAGTGTGGatggatgaagaggaggagaaggggcagccccagcacgACTCTCCCCTCACCCAGTCACTTCCTGGATCTCGGTGGGGCTGCAAAGCcttggggcagcagggcagtgagaAAGATATCAACCTGAGAGGGATTTTCTGGCTTGATTTGGATGTCAGGGGTGTCCCATTTGGGAAGTGAGTGACCACTGGAGTGATGGGGCTGAGTGGGATTAGAGATAAAAGCTTTAATTGCCTCCTGCAAGTCTCTTTTAGCCAAGCTCTGGGAGGATAAGAAGCTGTTGGGAGAGGAACAGGGAGGagtgggcatggaggggagtgAGGGGGGGGATGCTGCCTGTCCCATGGGCTGGGATTTGTCTGCAGGTTGCTGCCTggctccatcactggagggtcTTTTGGCACTGTAGTGAAAAGGTCTCTCTTAGAGCAGCATTTGAGCTTTGTGtggtttcccccctccccaacacaAGTAAAGCCTACATtgggggggaggctgtgggcagtCCAGTGAGTGGACTCGTTCTGAGAAGGTCTCATTGGGTTTGTTCTGTAGGGGTGAGGCTGTGGATTCCTGCTGCCCCTTTGGGATGTGGTTGTGCTCCCCAAAGGGCAGCATCCTGCCCTCCTGCATTTCAGCAATGCCTATCAAAACGAGCATAGGGAAAATCTAGACCCAGCTCTTCCACCCTGCTAAGCtcctggtggtggtggatgcTGAGCTGGGGGTCCTGCACCTCACCCTCTTACCTGCAAACCCGTTTTCCCAGTAAAGGAACAGcaacagggagctgggaagagcaacagggagctgggaagagcaaCAGGGAGCTGGGAATGCTTGCCAAGAGTtagggagggggtgaggggaggttAAACCTTGGGAACTCCTCCCAGCTTGAACCACAAAAGTGATTCTCTCTCTGGGTTGATTATCAGTATtgagattggtttgggtttgttgcttgCTTGGaggtttttgtggtttggatGCCCAGGTGGAAGCTGTGGGTGGGGAAAGTCAAAGCAGCCAGGGAGAGAGCTGGAGATCACATTCATCAATTAGGCTTTTATTTGCAAATAACAATTAATAATAACCATTCAGAATGAAGACAGAAGcaaagagctgtgctggcagatACTCAGCCCCAGGAACCAAAGGATCTCAGAGGGTCAGAGGCACTCAAAGCCTGAAATCctgtccttaaaaaaaaaggagaaggcacAGTGATGTGCACAGcccctgcttcccagctgccctgaggaggaaaagcagaggttAGCCCTTCTTggcatcctgcaggagcagATCCTCTTGGGTGGCTGGTCAGGGAAGGGCCAAGCTTTCAAAGGTTTGtgttcaaataaataaatgcccTCAGCCCTTGGGTCCCCAAAGTCACAGTGCTGGAGCGGCAGCGTCCCCCTCGCTCCTGCCTTGGTCAGAGATGTGGGAGGGATGCTCTGGAGAGGTCCTGCTGGCCGAGGTGGCAGACACCCTTTGGGTTTGGCTCCCATCCTGaagaggctctggagcaggagggggTTTCCTTCAGTGCTTTTCAGGCAGTCATAGAATctcagagttgtcagggttggaagggacctcaaggatcagccagttccagcccccctgccatgggcagggacatctcccactagatcaggctgctctgagccacaGTCCTGCTCTCCATGGTCCCCTACCAAGCCCTGATGCCTGTTTGCAGGGTGGTTTGCAAGCAGgtgggctggtgctgggcaccaCCGGCCGTGCCCAAGCTCACgttcacagcagggctgccggGGGTGGCGCCGGGGGGCACCCCAGCGTAGCTCCCCCCATAGCCAGCGCCATaggggctgctgctgtaggCACTGTAGTAGGAGCTGTAGGGGTAAGGGCTGGCCGTGATGCTGTACGGGGCTGGGTAAGGCTGGGAGCCCCCCAGGCAGGGTTTGCCGTCCCTGACCAGCACGGGCACCGCCACCCTGCGCAGGGGCGGCgggtgggcagccagctccagcgaTTTGTCCTGCCGTTGCCTCTTGCACTTGTACCTGCGGTTCTGGAACCAGATCTTCACCTGGGTGGAagtgagctggagcaggctggccaggtgcTCCCGCTCCGGAGCTGAGAGGTAGCGCTGCTGCTTGAAGCGgcgctccagctccagcacctgagCCTGGGAGAACAAAACCCGAGGCTTCCTCCGCTGCCGCTGCcgggggtggtggtggcagggCTCGGCTggcttctcctctgcctccaaGGGGTGGCCGAGAAAACGTTTTCCTGCCGcgagaaaaaccccaaagcgAAGTGAAACCCAAGCCTGGTTCTGCTCCCAGCACGGATGTGATTCCTAAGGAGGGGTCAAAGCGGGAATGGGATGGAGTAGGATTGATTCTGTAgcggctgagggacctggaggtgttcagcctggaggaaaggaggctgaggaaagaacttctgcctccctggcaggaggctggagccaggtgggattATAAAACGGAGCAGGGTGAGAGCTGGAAAACTTAATGCGAATTTTCCTGTGATGTTTAAGGGGAATCCAAGGAATTCCCTGGTCTGGAATGGAATTAGTTCATGATATGGATTTTGGATGATGTTTCCTCCTGATCCCCGCTCTGCTGGTGATGGTGATAGCCTCAGCCCCCAGGTGGTACACAAGATCCACGTACCCCAAAATGCAAATTCCCTTCCCCATTCTCCTGCTCGGGAGGGATGGAAACGGTGGCAGTCAAGGCTCCGGTGGGATTTGCCTCCAGCTCCCATGGGGAAGGGGTATCCACAGCTGGGGGAGTTTGGACAGACCCAGGAGAAAGAAGCAGCTGGGAATGGGGGAGGAAAGGTTTGGAGATGAAAGTAGAGGCTGagggctttgggttttttctctttcattttgatCTGCagtgggggcagctgggggtcctgggggaaTGAGATGCTCTTAGGTACCCCAGGGAATTTGGGGAGGGGATAGAGAAATGGGATGCAGGGGTGAAGCGGCCAGGAAGCTCTTCCCGGGCTCCTCTCACCCTTCCTGGGCTGCTTCCACCCTTCTCCACCTCTCTAGCTCTGTGTTCCACTGACTCCCAGGGCTCATGCCCTGGACTTAACTGTTTTCCCCGTTCGTCCGGCGTTAGGGAAACACGAGCGAAGAAAACTTGGTCAGATTTGGACAGCGGGGAGAAGGGTCCCATCCgaccacccccaccccgacACACACTTCGGCAGCCGCATCCCCGCTGCCGGCTCCGCGCCCCTGGGACCGGTCATGCCTCAGCGCCACTGCCCCTGTCCCCAGTTTATGGAGCATCGattccggggggggggggggggttgtgtcaCCGAAAACGGTGCCGAGTTGTGCTTGTGGGCAGAAAGAATCCCAACCCGGCTATATCCAACCTCCAGCCGCGGCCGTTTCGTTTCCCCGAGGGCAGCGGGGGCAGACGGGGTGGGATGCGCGGCTGCAGCGTGGCTTGCTGGGATGACTGGGAATGATCCGAACACCCCCAAAATCACCAGATATggtggggaaaaagggggaggggggtgtggaAAAACACATAAAGGTGGGAGAAAAaaggttggggaaaaaaaacagtgtgtgggggggaaagggtggaGAGAAAAAGGTGGAGAAATAAAAGGtggagaaaaaagaggggggggaaaggtgaggggggaaaaagggagtggagggaagaggggaagaaaggtGTGGGCGGAAAggtgggaaaaaagggggaagaaaaaggtagGGAAAGGAAAGTTGGAGAAACAAGTGAGGAAAAAAGTGGGGGCAAGAAGGTGGTGGGGGAGAAGATGGGAGAAGATGGTAGGGGGCGGGAAAAAAAGTGGGGAATAAaaatgaagggggggaaaggtgtGGAGAAAGAAACGGGGGGAgcggggagaaggaggaaaccGGCGGCTGGAGCCGGGAGCACCGCCGGCGTCGGGCCCGCGGGCGGCTCCTACGCCCTCGGTTTTCCATCCCGGGGGAACGAGAACGGCTTCAGGcaccccttctctccccccccgcccccccagtCCCGCTGCCCCCCAGGGCACTTACGGGACGCAGCCGCTTCGATCTCCCCACCTGAGCTACAGGAGGTGCCGTCAGCGGCGTCGGGACCCCCGGCTGCTCCCAGTCGCTCCAGCTTGAGGATGTCCTTCACCGAGAAGGGGGTGGGCAGCATCTTtcagggctggggggatgggTTGGTGAGGGTGTTGGGGGGTGCCAGGAGCCCGCAGCAGGTTTGTGTACTCCGGGACCCGCTCCCGGCTCTGAGCCTCCTGTTGTCGCCGGGCCAGGCACCACCCCCGGCCTCCGAGCTCGGCAGGGGGGTCCCCTGGGgttgggggcagcaggagaaggcGGGTCGGTCCCCTTTGGTGGGGGTTTCCCTGCTGGGATGCTCTATTCCGGACACGGCTGCCCCCCATTCAGCTCCAGGCCCCTTCCCATCTGTATCCAAAACAAGGGGAAGcgagaaggggggggggtgtggggggttaAAGAGGTGGGAGGGGGTGTTTGGACTAAGCGGCAATAAAGCAAATCGAGTCGACTTCAGCTCCATTAAGGTCACATTAGCGAGTGGCTTTGGGAGATAAGGGCTGATAAGGGGCACAGACCACCAAGCTCCTGcggacagggctggggctgatgcTGTAAGAGccgcggccagcaggagctgcccaccgacagcagctctgggccccatctccctcccagtgctgccctgctggatgGGCACTGAGCTGGCAAACCCTTCGCTGGGCCAAGGAGTAGGCGCCAGGGACTCCTGGGGAGCGCTGCTAAACCCTGGGTAGCCCCTGTGGGGCCGTGGGGAGGCAGTGGGGGAGCCCCACCAGTGTCTGTGGGGTGATGCTGAAGCTTATctgagcccagggagcagctctttCAATTAAAATTCCTGGCTGGCCTCAGGGCTGGTGTTTGCTGATGGCCCTGACAGAGCAGAGCTCAAT
The DNA window shown above is from Dryobates pubescens isolate bDryPub1 chromosome 31, bDryPub1.pri, whole genome shotgun sequence and carries:
- the NKX2-6 gene encoding homeobox protein Nkx-2.6 produces the protein MLPTPFSVKDILKLERLGAAGGPDAADGTSCSSGGEIEAAASRKRFLGHPLEAEEKPAEPCHHHPRQRQRRKPRVLFSQAQVLELERRFKQQRYLSAPEREHLASLLQLTSTQVKIWFQNRRYKCKRQRQDKSLELAAHPPPLRRVAVPVLVRDGKPCLGGSQPYPAPYSITASPYPYSSYYSAYSSSPYGAGYGGSYAGVPPGATPGSPAVNVSLGTAGGAQHQPTCLQTTLQTGIRAWLEEDNEVALLKLMKFSRQTV